DNA sequence from the Fibrobacter sp. genome:
CCATGGCGCAGGCGATACAGCAGAGGGTATCGCTGTCGCCGCCCAACGAAACAGCTAGGCGGGCAACTTCCTCGAAGGAGTTCCCTTCGCGGAAGGCGCAGAGGGCCTGAGGCACCGTGTTCTGGCAGGATTCATCCATATGGTAGGTGGGGCGGATCTTGTCGCAGGTCATCTTGCTAATGGGGTATCCGTAGGTACGTTCCACATAGTCAAGGATTTCCTCCTTGGACTTACCTGCACGCCCCAAGAAAATGGCGGCGGCGACGGCCTTTGCGCCCTTGATTCCCTCGGGATGATTGTGGGAGACGCGAGCGGAAACCTCGGCAAACTTTTCCACATCTTCCAGAGTATCGTAAGCCCAGCCCACCGCAGAAACTCGCATGGCGGAACCATTGCCCCAGCTATTGTAGGGCTGGGGATTTTTATCTACCAGCCAGTAACGGAAATTACCGCCATAGCCTGCATAGGGGAATGCCTTGCCCCATTTTTGCATGGAGGAGACCATAGCCTTTTCGGTCTTTTCGATGTCGGGTTGTCCGCCCGCCGGTTCGTCGCATGTGATGCGATCACTCACGAAACCAGCCATTACCGCTTCCGCCACAGCAACCGTCATGACGCTGTCATCGGTCCATTCCGACGCACGATTGAACAGCGGAAATTCCGTGGTCTTGATGTTATTACAGTCAAATTCGTAGGGCGCTCCGATGGTATCGCCAGCGATAGCGCCCAAGAGGCAAGTGTCCTTCTTCAGGGAAAGTTTTTTGGCAGCCAGTTCATTTCCTTGAGATTCTCCCTCTGCACATTCCTTTACCTGGGCCGGTTTTTCATTTTCCATTTCACCCCAGCACATATTGCTTGCGGCCTTGCGAAAAATTTCTTGCATTTTCTTTTCACGATCTGTCATCAAGACTCCTTTTCCTTGTTATCGTCATAAAAAATGCTTTTGTCAACCGAGACAAAAATCGTATAACAAAAACGCAAATTTTATAAAAGCCACTCTTTTTCTTATCAAAAAAATAGGCTATTGGAAAAAAGAAAAGGTCGCCCCAGAGGCGACAAAATACATCCACTTTGTTCTAGTTAGATTATTAAGGAACTTCAATCACATTCTTATGGGATTGCCGCATGGCATAAAAATTTTCCAGAAGCTGCAGGACCGTTTCCTTTTCCCGCGGGGAGAAACGGCGATGACTCATGACAAAATGCTGGGCAGAACAGCCCTTCAAGAATTGGATCTGCTGGTAAAGCAACTGCACGTTGTAAAAATCGGGACCGTTATGATTTACCGTCGGGTACGTGGAATCTCCCAAGAAAGCGGATTCCCCAACAGTGAGCATCAGGGAGCCCTTGGCGTGACTGCTAGGGATAGGTTCAATTTGAATCCGTAAGCCGTCATCAAACAGCAGGGGCGAATCAACCACATGAACACCAGCGCGGGCACGGATCGTCGCATCGCAATGGCGGAAGGTTTCCCGACCTACATAGAGCTTGTCAAATTGAATACGAGGCAGATTGACGAAATGATCCGCATGAAAATGGGAGATGACCACGTTCTTTTTGAGCGACACTTTTTCGCCACCATTGACAACTATATCGCAGGGCAAGTTGTTCACAAAATCTGCGGCCACATCTGAGGCGCCAACATCAAAAATCCACCAGGCGGTCTCGCCACGGATAGCGTAAACATCAGCGCTCAGCGGGCTTGTTTCGCTAGGCATCGAAGCCGGCAGATGAAGGATTCTTGACTGTAGATTACCAGACATGATTCTCAAATGTAACTATTTAGAATGCGCAGCAAACTTTTTGGAGATTTTTTGTCACCAAAGACATCTTTTTAGAAATTTAGTGACACAAAACACAGAACACATCCAGCCACGGCTATTTAAACCGGGGCTTCAAGAATGTGTGTGGGTAGCCCAGCACTCCAAACCAGCAACAAATGCTAGATTTGCAACATGCAATTCAGCATGTCGTTCATGAAATAGTGCGCGTTGCGGTAAGCGATAAGCCCACCATCGCGATACCTGCGGACGATGCTGTCGAACTGGGCGTTGAGATCTTCAAGT
Encoded proteins:
- a CDS encoding ADP-ribosylglycohydrolase family protein — protein: MTDREKKMQEIFRKAASNMCWGEMENEKPAQVKECAEGESQGNELAAKKLSLKKDTCLLGAIAGDTIGAPYEFDCNNIKTTEFPLFNRASEWTDDSVMTVAVAEAVMAGFVSDRITCDEPAGGQPDIEKTEKAMVSSMQKWGKAFPYAGYGGNFRYWLVDKNPQPYNSWGNGSAMRVSAVGWAYDTLEDVEKFAEVSARVSHNHPEGIKGAKAVAAAIFLGRAGKSKEEILDYVERTYGYPISKMTCDKIRPTYHMDESCQNTVPQALCAFREGNSFEEVARLAVSLGGDSDTLCCIACAM
- a CDS encoding MBL fold metallo-hydrolase, which translates into the protein MSGNLQSRILHLPASMPSETSPLSADVYAIRGETAWWIFDVGASDVAADFVNNLPCDIVVNGGEKVSLKKNVVISHFHADHFVNLPRIQFDKLYVGRETFRHCDATIRARAGVHVVDSPLLFDDGLRIQIEPIPSSHAKGSLMLTVGESAFLGDSTYPTVNHNGPDFYNVQLLYQQIQFLKGCSAQHFVMSHRRFSPREKETVLQLLENFYAMRQSHKNVIEVP